From the genome of Edaphobacter dinghuensis, one region includes:
- a CDS encoding ArnT family glycosyltransferase — MKERRPTRRLVPTTLNAVTSPAGEASPDEVRPATKEESFPIALLSVILAFAALALCYSRGYLLLYGDAVAHLGIARRIFDSRNPGLAQLGGVWLPLPHLLILPFVQKMEWWQNGLAGAWPSLLCFIASVVGLYRLARRMMTPRWAFAATAFYALNPNLLYLSTTAMTEPLFLAELIWMTLFTMECAVAIRESRHSLVNRRLIYIALLIVAAVFTRYDGWILGAAAWCIVTWCLARNPAVWRKVAPSFIVFTLLSVAAPLSWLGYNQHFYHDPLDFMRGPYSASAIEKKTSPPGSHHYRGWHNPGWALLFFTRTAQVDASVWETGFAVMIVALAGLILAICRRIALPSLLLWLPLPFYVYAIAYSSVPIFIPQLWPHSYYNARYGMELLPALAVSMFLAIEWVERRWSQSQPDKARFLQPITLLLVVLNTLTMMYFIPLVLKEGMVNATTRMSLETSVAKVLQSFPPGVPILMYNSDHIGAIQDAGIPLKQTVNEGDYDSWKAALADPADHAAYVIAIKGDPVSKAVDANPQGLTEMSILCTTGQPCARIYRSDKFGSTPKTP; from the coding sequence TTGAAGGAGCGTAGACCGACGAGGCGATTAGTGCCGACGACTTTGAACGCGGTCACTTCTCCTGCTGGAGAAGCGTCGCCGGATGAGGTGCGCCCGGCTACCAAAGAAGAGAGTTTTCCAATTGCTCTTCTTTCGGTGATCCTCGCCTTTGCCGCGCTGGCTCTCTGTTATTCGCGCGGTTACCTGTTGCTTTATGGAGATGCGGTCGCACACCTTGGAATTGCGCGCCGCATCTTCGACTCGCGCAATCCCGGCTTGGCACAGCTTGGCGGAGTCTGGCTGCCACTGCCTCATCTGCTGATATTGCCCTTCGTGCAGAAGATGGAGTGGTGGCAGAACGGTCTCGCAGGCGCATGGCCCTCGCTGCTCTGTTTTATCGCCAGTGTGGTCGGTCTCTATCGGCTCGCACGCCGCATGATGACACCGCGCTGGGCCTTCGCCGCCACGGCTTTTTATGCACTGAATCCCAACCTGCTCTACCTCTCTACGACGGCGATGACCGAGCCTCTGTTTCTTGCAGAGCTTATCTGGATGACGCTGTTCACGATGGAGTGCGCGGTTGCGATCCGCGAGTCGCGCCACAGCCTGGTAAACCGGCGGTTGATCTACATCGCTCTCCTCATCGTCGCAGCAGTCTTCACTCGTTACGACGGTTGGATCCTCGGCGCGGCAGCCTGGTGCATCGTCACCTGGTGCCTTGCGCGGAATCCCGCGGTCTGGCGCAAAGTCGCTCCATCGTTCATTGTCTTTACGCTTCTCTCTGTCGCCGCACCTCTCAGTTGGCTCGGCTACAATCAGCACTTCTATCACGACCCGCTGGACTTCATGCGCGGCCCGTACTCTGCATCCGCCATCGAGAAGAAGACCTCTCCTCCCGGGTCGCATCACTATCGCGGATGGCACAATCCCGGCTGGGCGCTGCTCTTCTTCACCCGCACCGCCCAGGTGGATGCCTCCGTATGGGAGACCGGTTTCGCGGTCATGATCGTCGCCCTCGCCGGGTTGATCCTCGCCATCTGCCGCCGCATTGCATTGCCATCGCTTCTGCTCTGGCTGCCGCTGCCGTTTTATGTCTACGCCATCGCTTACAGTTCCGTGCCGATCTTCATTCCGCAATTGTGGCCGCACTCTTACTACAACGCGCGCTACGGAATGGAGTTGTTGCCGGCGCTTGCGGTCTCCATGTTTCTTGCCATCGAGTGGGTAGAACGCCGATGGAGCCAGTCGCAACCGGACAAGGCGCGGTTCCTTCAGCCGATTACCCTTCTTCTTGTCGTCCTCAATACCCTCACCATGATGTATTTCATCCCTCTGGTGCTGAAAGAGGGAATGGTAAACGCCACGACGCGCATGTCGCTTGAAACATCGGTTGCAAAAGTGCTGCAGTCCTTCCCGCCCGGCGTTCCTATCCTGATGTACAACTCGGACCATATCGGCGCTATTCAGGATGCGGGAATCCCGCTAAAGCAGACAGTAAATGAAGGCGACTACGATAGCTGGAAGGCAGCCCTCGCTGATCCCGCAGACCACGCGGCCTATGTGATTGCCATCAAGGGCGACCCAGTCTCGAAGGCTGTCGATGCCAATCCACAGGGGCTGACGGAGATGTCGATCCTGTGTACGACCGGCCAGCCTTGCGCGCGAATCTATCGTTCCGACAAGTTTGGATCGACGCCAAAGACGCCGTAA
- the dapF gene encoding diaminopimelate epimerase encodes MIPFVKAHACGNDFLIIEEPLAQRRHADLARKLCARNTSVGADGIEFLDRKPNGEFFLRLFNADGSEAELSGNGTRCVAAWLASSEGIQNVALGTHGGVRTCQVIEAADPYFLIESEMGIPRVMPRTIVLPEIGNVDGAMVNVGNPHFVLFVDTDDFSAHGKSWQDLGARISTSPLFPHGTNVEFVRVISPEEIAFRIYERGCGPTTSSGTGTCASSSAAMALREASRSLTAIAEGGAQRTVWPANDAVMRLTGPAEIICRGEVAAL; translated from the coding sequence ATGATTCCTTTTGTAAAGGCACACGCCTGCGGCAATGATTTTTTGATTATCGAAGAACCTCTGGCTCAGCGGCGTCACGCGGATCTGGCACGCAAGCTGTGCGCCCGCAACACCAGCGTCGGCGCGGACGGTATCGAATTCCTCGACCGCAAGCCCAACGGAGAATTCTTTCTCCGCCTCTTCAACGCCGACGGTAGCGAAGCTGAACTCTCCGGCAACGGAACCCGCTGTGTCGCCGCATGGCTGGCCAGCAGCGAAGGCATTCAGAACGTAGCCCTTGGCACGCACGGCGGCGTGCGTACTTGCCAGGTGATTGAAGCCGCCGATCCCTACTTCCTCATCGAGAGCGAGATGGGCATCCCGCGCGTGATGCCGCGCACCATCGTGCTTCCGGAAATTGGCAACGTCGACGGCGCAATGGTCAACGTAGGCAACCCGCACTTCGTCCTCTTTGTGGACACCGACGATTTCAGCGCACACGGCAAAAGCTGGCAGGATCTTGGTGCACGCATCAGCACAAGTCCGCTCTTCCCACACGGCACCAACGTCGAGTTCGTGCGCGTCATCTCACCGGAAGAGATTGCCTTCCGCATCTACGAGCGCGGCTGCGGTCCAACAACATCCTCAGGTACCGGCACCTGCGCTTCTTCCTCGGCGGCAATGGCATTGCGCGAGGCAAGCCGCTCTCTGACAGCTATCGCTGAAGGCGGCGCGCAACGGACAGTCTGGCCAGCCAACGATGCAGTGATGCGCCTTACCGGGCCAGCCGAGATCATCTGCCGTGGCGAGGTTGCAGCGCTATGA
- a CDS encoding DUF1844 domain-containing protein: MSEQNKPFVVTDRRKFTAEGELRPDAPPSEERERHDPPAAEAPVAAEPTASTPPQEAAPKEELPPLTEEQINQARTAYQATADRLDTAIRATNPGMEHPPAMSFEQIVHSVYMTAIMQLGGATPEGQQPQVDLMGARQSIDMLSVLAEKTKGNLNPDESRLLENALFELHMGFLEITQALARSAAAKAQGSGPAPGRPSIVR, encoded by the coding sequence ATGTCCGAGCAGAACAAACCTTTCGTCGTCACCGACCGCCGCAAGTTCACCGCTGAGGGCGAACTTCGCCCCGATGCGCCGCCTTCAGAGGAGAGAGAGCGTCACGATCCCCCTGCCGCCGAAGCGCCGGTTGCTGCCGAGCCAACAGCTTCCACTCCTCCACAGGAAGCTGCACCCAAAGAAGAGCTGCCACCGCTTACAGAGGAGCAGATCAATCAGGCTCGCACTGCCTATCAGGCGACGGCAGACCGTCTCGATACCGCGATTCGCGCCACCAACCCCGGCATGGAGCATCCGCCGGCGATGAGCTTCGAGCAGATCGTCCATTCGGTTTATATGACAGCCATCATGCAGCTTGGCGGTGCGACACCCGAGGGGCAACAGCCGCAGGTCGATCTTATGGGAGCTCGCCAAAGCATCGATATGCTCAGCGTGCTGGCGGAGAAGACCAAGGGCAATCTCAATCCCGACGAGAGCCGCCTGCTGGAAAATGCACTCTTCGAGCTTCACATGGGCTTCCTCGAGATTACCCAGGCTCTGGCGCGTTCGGCAGCAGCAAAGGCACAAGGCTCCGGCCCGGCTCCCGGCCGGCCAAGCATCGTTCGCTAA
- a CDS encoding S66 peptidase family protein, translating into MTTSRTAMVKPAALRLGATLAVLSPASTPKSDLVHRGIGRLHELGYRTVLGKHALDRGPLYYAGTLEQRLEDFHAAFADPVIDGIICTRGGWGSAELLPFLDASLIRANPKAFIGYSDHTALHSWLHNEANLVTFHGPMVAADFAREDGIDLPSWRHAIEGNASWSVGVADGLRVLRSGTAEGTLRGGCLSILAESLGTPYAPRFTDSILFLEDIGTKPYQWDRMLLHLRYAGVLKEVHGIVFGDMRQCVTEEENDYLERAILHSLRDFDGPIAIGLSSGHVGVPNITLPLGIPVKLDLADAGSPRMHFLEAAVTV; encoded by the coding sequence ATGACCACATCGCGCACTGCGATGGTAAAGCCTGCTGCGCTGCGTCTCGGCGCAACACTGGCCGTGCTGTCGCCGGCGAGCACTCCCAAGTCTGATCTGGTGCATCGCGGCATCGGCAGATTGCATGAGCTGGGCTATCGGACCGTCCTCGGCAAGCATGCGCTGGATCGCGGACCGCTCTACTACGCAGGCACGTTGGAGCAGCGCCTTGAAGACTTTCATGCAGCCTTTGCCGATCCGGTGATTGACGGCATCATCTGCACGCGTGGCGGCTGGGGCTCGGCGGAGCTTTTGCCATTTCTCGACGCATCACTGATTCGCGCCAATCCAAAGGCATTTATCGGTTACAGCGATCACACTGCGCTGCATAGCTGGCTCCACAACGAAGCGAATCTCGTCACCTTTCACGGTCCTATGGTCGCGGCCGACTTTGCTCGTGAAGACGGCATAGACCTGCCAAGCTGGCGACACGCCATCGAAGGCAACGCATCATGGTCAGTAGGTGTTGCGGATGGCCTGCGCGTGCTTCGCAGTGGCACAGCCGAAGGCACCTTGCGCGGCGGATGCCTCTCGATCCTCGCAGAGTCTCTTGGAACTCCTTACGCTCCTCGGTTTACTGACAGCATTCTCTTTCTTGAAGACATCGGCACCAAGCCTTATCAGTGGGACCGTATGCTTCTCCATCTGCGTTATGCGGGAGTCTTGAAAGAGGTACATGGAATCGTATTCGGCGATATGCGCCAATGCGTCACCGAGGAGGAGAACGATTATCTGGAACGCGCCATCCTGCACTCGCTGCGCGACTTCGATGGGCCCATCGCCATTGGCCTGAGCAGCGGTCATGTAGGCGTGCCCAATATCACCCTGCCGCTGGGCATTCCTGTTAAGCTGGACTTGGCCGACGCGGGGAGCCCGCGAATGCACTTTCTCGAAGCGGCGGTTACCGTCTAG
- the mtnP gene encoding S-methyl-5'-thioadenosine phosphorylase, which yields MKKAEIGIIGGSGLYAMPGLTNVREERVETPFGDPSDAYVLGELEGRQVAFLARHGRGHRLLPRELNFRANIYGMKQLGVERILSVSAVGSLKEEHKPTDFLMPDQFIDRTFARISTFFGDGIVAHVAFGDPVCATVASTFEKACAEVGVVGKNGGTYVCMEGPQFSTRAESNLYRSWGADVIGMTNLQEAKLAREAEICYATMAMVTDYDCWREGHDDVTIDQIVAVLHQNADNAAKVVRAAVAAMPAQRTCACVDALKYAVLTDPKAIPAATRQKLSLLLDKYM from the coding sequence TTGAAGAAGGCAGAGATTGGAATTATCGGCGGCAGCGGCTTGTATGCCATGCCCGGACTTACGAATGTGCGCGAAGAGCGGGTCGAAACTCCCTTCGGCGATCCCTCGGACGCTTATGTCCTCGGCGAGCTTGAAGGCCGTCAGGTCGCCTTTCTGGCGCGGCATGGCCGCGGACATCGCCTGCTTCCCCGCGAGCTGAACTTTCGCGCCAACATCTACGGCATGAAGCAACTGGGCGTCGAGCGCATTCTTTCGGTTTCCGCCGTAGGCTCGCTGAAAGAGGAGCACAAGCCCACCGATTTTCTGATGCCCGATCAGTTCATCGATCGCACCTTCGCTCGCATCTCCACCTTCTTCGGCGATGGCATCGTAGCTCACGTCGCCTTTGGCGATCCGGTCTGTGCGACGGTGGCTTCTACCTTTGAGAAGGCATGTGCCGAGGTTGGCGTCGTCGGAAAAAATGGCGGAACGTATGTCTGCATGGAAGGTCCTCAGTTTTCGACTCGCGCCGAATCGAATCTCTACCGAAGCTGGGGCGCAGATGTTATTGGTATGACGAACCTGCAGGAGGCAAAGCTGGCCCGCGAAGCAGAGATCTGCTACGCAACCATGGCCATGGTGACCGACTACGATTGCTGGCGCGAAGGTCATGACGATGTCACCATCGACCAGATCGTGGCTGTGCTCCACCAGAATGCTGACAACGCGGCAAAGGTAGTTCGCGCCGCCGTAGCAGCGATGCCTGCGCAGAGAACATGCGCCTGCGTCGATGCGCTCAAGTACGCGGTTCTTACCGATCCCAAAGCAATTCCCGCTGCCACGCGGCAAAAGTTGTCGCTGCTGCTGGATAAATATATGTAA
- a CDS encoding MBL fold metallo-hydrolase: MDATLTFLGSGTSMGVPTLGCDCAVCTSAMSPTGDPRNRRTRPSIRLAYNDHTVVIDTGPDFHAQALREGVRRLDAVLYTHGHADHVMGFDDLRPLSFHAKENLPIYADATTASDIERIFDYTFRKEDRYPTSARVEMHRIDSAPGAGFDLFGAWFQRIPVTHGSQQITGYRFGSAAYLTDMSDIPAESAALLQNLDVLILDALRRDPHSSHSHLEKSIAFVEQLKPRRAFFTHMSHDLDHAATEAILPPHIRLAYDGLQIKFEIA; encoded by the coding sequence ATGGATGCGACCCTCACCTTTCTCGGCAGCGGCACATCGATGGGTGTGCCAACGCTGGGCTGCGACTGCGCTGTGTGCACCTCGGCCATGTCACCTACGGGTGATCCTCGCAACCGCCGCACAAGGCCATCCATTCGCCTTGCCTATAACGATCACACGGTCGTCATCGACACTGGCCCCGACTTTCACGCACAGGCTCTCCGCGAAGGGGTTCGGCGACTCGATGCCGTTCTCTACACCCACGGCCATGCCGATCATGTGATGGGGTTTGACGATCTGCGCCCGTTGAGCTTTCACGCCAAAGAGAACCTGCCAATCTACGCAGACGCCACAACCGCAAGCGATATCGAGCGCATCTTCGACTACACGTTTCGCAAAGAAGACCGCTACCCCACCAGCGCCCGCGTGGAGATGCATCGCATTGACTCTGCCCCAGGCGCAGGCTTCGACCTCTTTGGAGCGTGGTTCCAACGCATCCCGGTCACGCATGGAAGCCAACAGATCACGGGTTATCGTTTCGGCAGTGCAGCGTATCTCACCGACATGAGCGACATTCCCGCCGAGAGCGCCGCGCTGCTTCAGAACCTCGATGTTCTCATCCTCGATGCGTTGCGGCGCGATCCTCACTCCAGCCACTCGCACCTTGAAAAATCAATCGCCTTCGTTGAGCAGCTCAAACCACGCCGAGCCTTTTTCACTCACATGAGCCACGACCTCGACCACGCCGCGACGGAAGCAATCCTTCCCCCTCATATCCGTCTTGCCTATGACGGCCTTCAAATCAAGTTCGAGATTGCCTGA
- the ribF gene encoding riboflavin biosynthesis protein RibF, with protein sequence MKIYRHLSEIPANFGPSVATIGNFDGVHRGHRGVISEVVERARALGISSVAITFDPHPGRILRPQAHQPLITPLVQKIELLATTGIDALLVLPFTGDFSRMTARSFAIEVLQRKLHVTELHEGENFRLGYQAEADVDSLKLLGEELGFSLCIYTSRIIRRQAISSSRIRQLIAQGNVSQARALLGRPFSITTTPASGRGYGTRYTVPTINMAAYPELLPANGVYITSLTVGAGTSQETFDAVTNVGNRPTFGADSFAVESHLLNFHPIELNEYIPLTLTFLQRIRAEMRFPNPEALREQIGKDVLKARRYFTLCHSVSKPRSSGAPTTALLR encoded by the coding sequence ATGAAGATCTATCGTCATCTCTCAGAGATTCCTGCGAACTTCGGACCCTCGGTTGCCACCATCGGTAACTTCGATGGCGTACATCGCGGGCATCGCGGAGTGATCTCAGAGGTAGTCGAGCGCGCTCGTGCCCTTGGAATCAGCTCGGTCGCCATTACATTCGATCCGCACCCAGGACGAATTCTCAGGCCACAGGCACACCAGCCATTAATTACTCCGCTAGTGCAGAAGATCGAGTTGCTCGCGACCACCGGGATCGATGCGCTGCTGGTATTGCCTTTCACCGGCGACTTCTCCCGAATGACCGCGCGTTCTTTTGCTATCGAAGTCTTGCAACGGAAACTTCACGTCACTGAACTGCACGAAGGAGAGAACTTTCGTCTCGGCTATCAGGCCGAAGCAGATGTCGACAGCCTTAAGCTGCTCGGGGAGGAATTAGGCTTCAGCCTGTGCATCTATACTTCGCGGATCATTCGCAGACAGGCAATCTCTTCGAGCCGTATTCGGCAACTTATTGCGCAGGGCAATGTCAGCCAGGCTCGCGCTCTGCTTGGACGCCCGTTTTCTATCACAACAACGCCGGCCTCGGGGCGAGGCTATGGCACTCGCTACACAGTTCCCACTATCAATATGGCGGCCTATCCTGAGCTGTTGCCAGCAAACGGCGTTTACATCACTTCGCTGACTGTCGGCGCCGGGACATCACAAGAGACATTTGATGCTGTCACAAACGTCGGTAATCGGCCCACGTTTGGCGCGGATTCGTTCGCCGTCGAATCTCATCTATTGAACTTTCATCCGATTGAATTGAACGAGTACATACCGTTGACGCTGACCTTTTTGCAACGGATTCGCGCCGAGATGCGCTTTCCTAACCCGGAGGCGCTACGCGAACAGATCGGCAAGGACGTGCTCAAAGCGCGACGCTACTTCACCTTGTGCCATTCGGTCTCGAAACCCAGAAGCTCTGGGGCTCCGACGACTGCTTTGCTCCGCTAG
- the ygfZ gene encoding CAF17-like 4Fe-4S cluster assembly/insertion protein YgfZ, with product MPPLTNLEISSLQTPNPAQQLAALLDGAGLSPIDNVGWIRVTGEDRVRWLNGMVTNSIQNLKPSKGCYNFLLSVQGRIQGDGYIFAEPDALLLETASEQVPSLMSLLDRFIIMDDVELSDSSADQSGFSISGPKAAALLEGIGISAASLGELELRTTVWNSAKVTIIHAYSPLVPRFELWAASETAVVLSQALLSAGAVTCDQQSQEWLRLLEGTPRYGTDIRDRELPQETGQTRALHFSKGCYLGQEIVERIRSRGNVHRAFTAFRLEGVVPASNTLLEVEDKQVGELTSVAAIPLPTGTIQLGLGYVRREALERNLPLQYPGGTAIPISRPFNTVEASKSPSASESFERV from the coding sequence ATGCCCCCCCTAACCAATCTCGAGATCAGTTCTTTGCAGACGCCGAACCCGGCCCAGCAACTCGCCGCCCTGCTTGATGGTGCGGGGCTGTCTCCGATCGATAACGTTGGCTGGATTCGAGTTACCGGCGAAGACCGCGTTCGCTGGCTCAACGGCATGGTCACGAATTCCATTCAGAACCTAAAGCCATCGAAAGGCTGCTACAACTTCCTGCTTAGTGTGCAGGGACGCATTCAGGGCGATGGCTACATCTTTGCCGAGCCCGATGCCCTTCTGCTCGAGACCGCCTCCGAGCAGGTTCCCAGCCTTATGTCGCTGCTCGACCGCTTCATCATCATGGATGACGTGGAGCTATCCGATAGCAGTGCAGACCAATCCGGGTTTTCGATCTCCGGCCCCAAGGCTGCAGCATTGCTGGAAGGCATCGGAATCTCTGCTGCATCTCTTGGCGAGCTTGAGTTACGGACTACGGTCTGGAACTCGGCCAAGGTCACTATCATTCACGCCTACAGCCCGCTCGTTCCCCGGTTTGAACTCTGGGCGGCGTCAGAGACCGCTGTAGTTCTGTCTCAGGCACTCCTCAGCGCCGGAGCCGTAACCTGCGATCAGCAGAGCCAGGAATGGCTGCGTTTGCTTGAAGGCACGCCGCGCTACGGAACCGATATACGCGACCGCGAGCTACCGCAGGAGACAGGGCAAACCCGCGCTCTTCACTTCTCCAAGGGTTGTTATCTTGGCCAGGAGATTGTGGAACGTATCCGCTCGCGCGGCAATGTACATCGCGCCTTCACCGCCTTTCGACTTGAGGGAGTTGTTCCCGCTTCGAACACCCTGCTGGAAGTGGAAGACAAGCAAGTCGGCGAACTGACCAGCGTCGCGGCAATTCCGTTGCCCACAGGTACGATTCAACTGGGCCTCGGGTATGTTCGCCGTGAGGCGCTGGAGCGTAATCTTCCGCTTCAATATCCTGGGGGGACTGCAATTCCTATCTCTCGTCCTTTCAATACTGTTGAAGCCTCTAAGTCCCCATCTGCATCTGAATCTTTTGAGAGAGTGTAG
- a CDS encoding PfkB family carbohydrate kinase, which translates to MSILVVGSVAFDSIETPHGAVDHCLGGAATHFSLAASYFTPVRVIAVVGEDFTEVHEGVLTKRGVDTQGLERAKGLSFHWTGSYAGNMDEAKTLGTDLNVFQTFEPKIPAAYEDSKYLFLANIDPVLQARVRSQMPQVRMVCGDTMNYWIADHSENLAKVLRDLDVLLINDGEVRMLAGERNLVLAAEKVLSMGPKTLIVKHGEYGATAFFSDRSFGGQTKISRPFRAPALPLAEVVDPTGAGDSFAGGFYGYLASQPELTPAVFRTAMFYGGVMGSFAVERFGTERLQNVTREEIEERFNLFKEISHLEGA; encoded by the coding sequence ATGTCCATTCTTGTTGTAGGATCCGTAGCGTTTGACAGCATCGAAACCCCGCACGGCGCAGTGGACCACTGCCTGGGTGGTGCGGCGACACATTTCTCGCTGGCCGCCAGCTACTTCACCCCGGTGCGCGTGATTGCGGTCGTCGGCGAAGACTTCACCGAAGTGCACGAGGGCGTACTGACAAAGCGTGGCGTTGACACGCAGGGCCTCGAACGGGCCAAGGGTCTCAGTTTCCATTGGACAGGCTCTTATGCGGGAAACATGGACGAGGCCAAGACGCTGGGAACCGATCTGAATGTCTTCCAGACCTTCGAGCCCAAGATCCCTGCCGCTTATGAGGACAGCAAATACCTCTTCCTTGCGAACATCGATCCTGTTCTTCAGGCTCGCGTTCGCAGCCAGATGCCGCAGGTCCGCATGGTCTGCGGCGACACGATGAACTATTGGATCGCCGATCACAGCGAGAACCTCGCCAAAGTCTTACGCGATCTCGACGTTCTGCTGATCAACGATGGTGAGGTTCGCATGCTCGCGGGCGAGCGCAATCTGGTGTTGGCCGCCGAAAAAGTTCTATCCATGGGGCCGAAAACCCTCATCGTCAAGCATGGCGAGTACGGAGCCACGGCATTCTTCAGCGATCGTTCTTTCGGAGGACAAACCAAGATCTCCCGTCCCTTCCGCGCCCCCGCGTTGCCCTTGGCCGAAGTCGTCGATCCAACCGGCGCGGGAGACTCTTTTGCCGGTGGCTTCTACGGTTATCTGGCATCGCAGCCGGAGCTGACACCAGCGGTCTTTCGTACGGCGATGTTCTACGGCGGTGTGATGGGATCGTTCGCCGTCGAGCGATTTGGTACGGAGCGCTTGCAGAACGTCACGCGCGAAGAGATTGAAGAGCGCTTCAACCTGTTCAAGGAGATCTCTCACCTTGAAGGAGCGTAG